Proteins from one Rhinopithecus roxellana isolate Shanxi Qingling chromosome 18, ASM756505v1, whole genome shotgun sequence genomic window:
- the MTRF1 gene encoding peptide chain release factor 1, mitochondrial isoform X3, whose amino-acid sequence MNRHLCVWLFRHPSLDGYLQCHIQLHSHQFRQIHLDTRLQVFRQNRNCIFHLLSKNWSRRYCHQDTKMLWKHKALQKYMENLNKEYQTLEQCLQHIPVNEENQRSLNRRHAELAPLAAIYQEIQETEQAIEELESMCKSLNKQDEKQLQELALEERQTIDQKINMLYNELFQSLLPKEKYDKNDVILEVTAGRTTGGDICQQFTREIFDMYQNYSCYKHWQFELLNYTPADYGGLHHAAARISGDSVYKHLKYEGGIHRVQRIPEVDVKLNPKDLRIDTFRAKGAGGQHVNTTDSAVRLVHIPTGLVVECQQERSQIKNKEIAFRVLRARLYQQIIEKDKCQQQRARKLQVGTRAQSERIRTYNFTQDRVSDHRIAYEVRDIKEFLCGGKGLDQLIQRLLQSADEEAIVELLDEHLKSAK is encoded by the exons ATGAATCGTCACCTGTGTGTTTGGCTTTTTAGACATCCATCTCTTGATGGTTACCTCCAGTGTCACATCCAGCTCCATTCTCATCAATTTAGACAGATACATCTTGATACAAGACTGCAAGTTTTTAGACAAAACAGGAATTGCATTTTTCATCTGTTAAGTAAGAATTGGTCCAGGAGATATTGCCATCAAGACACCAAGATGCTTTGGAAGCATAAAGCACTACAGAAATATATGGAGAACCTGAATAAGGAGTACCAAACACTTGAGCAATGTCTGCAGCATATCCCTGTGAATGAAGAGAACCAAAGGTCCTTGAACAGAAGGCATGCTGAGTTGGCACCTCTTGCAGCCATTTACCAAGAAATTCAGGAGACTGAACAAGCAATTGAAGAATTAGAATCAATGTGTAAAA GCCTAAATAAACAAGATGAAAAGCAGTTACAAGAACTTGCACTGGAAGAAAGGCAAACCATTGATCAAAAAATCAACATGTTGTACAATGAG CTTTTCCAGAGCCTTCTGCCAAAGGAGAAATATGACAAAAATGATGTTATTTTAGAGGTGACAGCTGGAAGAACTACTGGAG gtGACATCTGCCAACAATTTACCCGAGAAATATTTGACATGTACCAGAATTATTCGTGCTATAAACACTGGCAATTTGAACTTCTGAATTATACACCAGCAGATTATG GTGGACTACATCATGCAGCTGCCCGAATTTCCGGTGACAGTGTCTATAAGCATTTGAAGTATGAGGGTGGGATTCACCGAGTTCAGCGTATCCCCGAG GTGGATGTGAAATTGAACCCCAAGGATTTGCGAATAGATACATTTCGAGCCAAAGGAGCAGGAGGGCAGCATGTTAATACAACTGATAGTGCTGTCAGACTTGTCCACATCCCCACAG GGCTGGTAGTAGAATGCCAACAAGAAAGAtcacagataaaaaataaagaaatagcttTTCGTGTGTTGAGAGCTAGACTCTACCAGCAGATTATTGAGAAAGACAAGTGTCAGCAACAACGTGCTAGAAAACTGCAG GTGGGAACAAGAGCCCAGTCAGAGCGAATTCGGACATATAATTTCACCCAGGATAGAGTCAGTGACCACAGGATAGCATATGAAGTTCGTGATATTAAG
- the MTRF1 gene encoding peptide chain release factor 1, mitochondrial isoform X1, with translation MNRHLCVWLFRHPSLDGYLQCHIQLHSHQFRQIHLDTRLQVFRQNRNCIFHLLSKNWSRRYCHQDTKMLWKHKALQKYMENLNKEYQTLEQCLQHIPVNEENQRSLNRRHAELAPLAAIYQEIQETEQAIEELESMCKSLNKQDEKQLQELALEERQTIDQKINMLYNELFQSLLPKEKYDKNDVILEVTAGRTTGGDICQQFTREIFDMYQNYSCYKHWQFELLNYTPADYGGLHHAAARISGDSVYKHLKYEGGIHRVQRIPEVGLSSRMQRIHTGTMSVIVLPQPDEVDVKLNPKDLRIDTFRAKGAGGQHVNTTDSAVRLVHIPTGLVVECQQERSQIKNKEIAFRVLRARLYQQIIEKDKCQQQRARKLQVGTRAQSERIRTYNFTQDRVSDHRIAYEVRDIKEFLCGGKGLDQLIQRLLQSADEEAIVELLDEHLKSAK, from the exons ATGAATCGTCACCTGTGTGTTTGGCTTTTTAGACATCCATCTCTTGATGGTTACCTCCAGTGTCACATCCAGCTCCATTCTCATCAATTTAGACAGATACATCTTGATACAAGACTGCAAGTTTTTAGACAAAACAGGAATTGCATTTTTCATCTGTTAAGTAAGAATTGGTCCAGGAGATATTGCCATCAAGACACCAAGATGCTTTGGAAGCATAAAGCACTACAGAAATATATGGAGAACCTGAATAAGGAGTACCAAACACTTGAGCAATGTCTGCAGCATATCCCTGTGAATGAAGAGAACCAAAGGTCCTTGAACAGAAGGCATGCTGAGTTGGCACCTCTTGCAGCCATTTACCAAGAAATTCAGGAGACTGAACAAGCAATTGAAGAATTAGAATCAATGTGTAAAA GCCTAAATAAACAAGATGAAAAGCAGTTACAAGAACTTGCACTGGAAGAAAGGCAAACCATTGATCAAAAAATCAACATGTTGTACAATGAG CTTTTCCAGAGCCTTCTGCCAAAGGAGAAATATGACAAAAATGATGTTATTTTAGAGGTGACAGCTGGAAGAACTACTGGAG gtGACATCTGCCAACAATTTACCCGAGAAATATTTGACATGTACCAGAATTATTCGTGCTATAAACACTGGCAATTTGAACTTCTGAATTATACACCAGCAGATTATG GTGGACTACATCATGCAGCTGCCCGAATTTCCGGTGACAGTGTCTATAAGCATTTGAAGTATGAGGGTGGGATTCACCGAGTTCAGCGTATCCCCGAGGTGGGCCTGTCCTCAAGGATGCAGCGCATTCACACGGGAACAATGTCGGTTATTGTCCTTCCTCAACCAGATGAG GTGGATGTGAAATTGAACCCCAAGGATTTGCGAATAGATACATTTCGAGCCAAAGGAGCAGGAGGGCAGCATGTTAATACAACTGATAGTGCTGTCAGACTTGTCCACATCCCCACAG GGCTGGTAGTAGAATGCCAACAAGAAAGAtcacagataaaaaataaagaaatagcttTTCGTGTGTTGAGAGCTAGACTCTACCAGCAGATTATTGAGAAAGACAAGTGTCAGCAACAACGTGCTAGAAAACTGCAG GTGGGAACAAGAGCCCAGTCAGAGCGAATTCGGACATATAATTTCACCCAGGATAGAGTCAGTGACCACAGGATAGCATATGAAGTTCGTGATATTAAG
- the MTRF1 gene encoding peptide chain release factor 1, mitochondrial isoform X5: MNRHLCVWLFRHPSLDGYLQCHIQLHSHQFRQIHLDTRLQVFRQNRNCIFHLLSKNWSRRYCHQDTKMLWKHKALQKYMENLNKEYQTLEQCLQHIPVNEENQRSLNRRHAELAPLAAIYQEIQETEQAIEELESMCKSLNKQDEKQLQELALEERQTIDQKINMLYNELFQSLLPKEKYDKNDVILEVTAGRTTGGGLHHAAARISGDSVYKHLKYEGGIHRVQRIPEVGLSSRMQRIHTGTMSVIVLPQPDEVDVKLNPKDLRIDTFRAKGAGGQHVNTTDSAVRLVHIPTGLVVECQQERSQIKNKEIAFRVLRARLYQQIIEKDKCQQQRARKLQVGTRAQSERIRTYNFTQDRVSDHRIAYEVRDIKEFLCGGKGLDQLIQRLLQSADEEAIVELLDEHLKSAK, from the exons ATGAATCGTCACCTGTGTGTTTGGCTTTTTAGACATCCATCTCTTGATGGTTACCTCCAGTGTCACATCCAGCTCCATTCTCATCAATTTAGACAGATACATCTTGATACAAGACTGCAAGTTTTTAGACAAAACAGGAATTGCATTTTTCATCTGTTAAGTAAGAATTGGTCCAGGAGATATTGCCATCAAGACACCAAGATGCTTTGGAAGCATAAAGCACTACAGAAATATATGGAGAACCTGAATAAGGAGTACCAAACACTTGAGCAATGTCTGCAGCATATCCCTGTGAATGAAGAGAACCAAAGGTCCTTGAACAGAAGGCATGCTGAGTTGGCACCTCTTGCAGCCATTTACCAAGAAATTCAGGAGACTGAACAAGCAATTGAAGAATTAGAATCAATGTGTAAAA GCCTAAATAAACAAGATGAAAAGCAGTTACAAGAACTTGCACTGGAAGAAAGGCAAACCATTGATCAAAAAATCAACATGTTGTACAATGAG CTTTTCCAGAGCCTTCTGCCAAAGGAGAAATATGACAAAAATGATGTTATTTTAGAGGTGACAGCTGGAAGAACTACTGGAG GTGGACTACATCATGCAGCTGCCCGAATTTCCGGTGACAGTGTCTATAAGCATTTGAAGTATGAGGGTGGGATTCACCGAGTTCAGCGTATCCCCGAGGTGGGCCTGTCCTCAAGGATGCAGCGCATTCACACGGGAACAATGTCGGTTATTGTCCTTCCTCAACCAGATGAG GTGGATGTGAAATTGAACCCCAAGGATTTGCGAATAGATACATTTCGAGCCAAAGGAGCAGGAGGGCAGCATGTTAATACAACTGATAGTGCTGTCAGACTTGTCCACATCCCCACAG GGCTGGTAGTAGAATGCCAACAAGAAAGAtcacagataaaaaataaagaaatagcttTTCGTGTGTTGAGAGCTAGACTCTACCAGCAGATTATTGAGAAAGACAAGTGTCAGCAACAACGTGCTAGAAAACTGCAG GTGGGAACAAGAGCCCAGTCAGAGCGAATTCGGACATATAATTTCACCCAGGATAGAGTCAGTGACCACAGGATAGCATATGAAGTTCGTGATATTAAG
- the MTRF1 gene encoding peptide chain release factor 1, mitochondrial isoform X6, whose translation MNRHLCVWLFRHPSLDGYLQCHIQLHSHQFRQIHLDTRLQVFRQNRNCIFHLLSKNWSRRYCHQDTKMLWKHKALQKYMENLNKEYQTLEQCLQHIPVNEENQRSLNRRHAELAPLAAIYQEIQETEQAIEELESMCKSLNKQDEKQLQELALEERQTIDQKINMLYNELFQSLLPKEKYDKNDVILEVTAGRTTGGGLHHAAARISGDSVYKHLKYEGGIHRVQRIPEVDVKLNPKDLRIDTFRAKGAGGQHVNTTDSAVRLVHIPTGLVVECQQERSQIKNKEIAFRVLRARLYQQIIEKDKCQQQRARKLQVGTRAQSERIRTYNFTQDRVSDHRIAYEVRDIKEFLCGGKGLDQLIQRLLQSADEEAIVELLDEHLKSAK comes from the exons ATGAATCGTCACCTGTGTGTTTGGCTTTTTAGACATCCATCTCTTGATGGTTACCTCCAGTGTCACATCCAGCTCCATTCTCATCAATTTAGACAGATACATCTTGATACAAGACTGCAAGTTTTTAGACAAAACAGGAATTGCATTTTTCATCTGTTAAGTAAGAATTGGTCCAGGAGATATTGCCATCAAGACACCAAGATGCTTTGGAAGCATAAAGCACTACAGAAATATATGGAGAACCTGAATAAGGAGTACCAAACACTTGAGCAATGTCTGCAGCATATCCCTGTGAATGAAGAGAACCAAAGGTCCTTGAACAGAAGGCATGCTGAGTTGGCACCTCTTGCAGCCATTTACCAAGAAATTCAGGAGACTGAACAAGCAATTGAAGAATTAGAATCAATGTGTAAAA GCCTAAATAAACAAGATGAAAAGCAGTTACAAGAACTTGCACTGGAAGAAAGGCAAACCATTGATCAAAAAATCAACATGTTGTACAATGAG CTTTTCCAGAGCCTTCTGCCAAAGGAGAAATATGACAAAAATGATGTTATTTTAGAGGTGACAGCTGGAAGAACTACTGGAG GTGGACTACATCATGCAGCTGCCCGAATTTCCGGTGACAGTGTCTATAAGCATTTGAAGTATGAGGGTGGGATTCACCGAGTTCAGCGTATCCCCGAG GTGGATGTGAAATTGAACCCCAAGGATTTGCGAATAGATACATTTCGAGCCAAAGGAGCAGGAGGGCAGCATGTTAATACAACTGATAGTGCTGTCAGACTTGTCCACATCCCCACAG GGCTGGTAGTAGAATGCCAACAAGAAAGAtcacagataaaaaataaagaaatagcttTTCGTGTGTTGAGAGCTAGACTCTACCAGCAGATTATTGAGAAAGACAAGTGTCAGCAACAACGTGCTAGAAAACTGCAG GTGGGAACAAGAGCCCAGTCAGAGCGAATTCGGACATATAATTTCACCCAGGATAGAGTCAGTGACCACAGGATAGCATATGAAGTTCGTGATATTAAG
- the MTRF1 gene encoding peptide chain release factor 1, mitochondrial isoform X2, whose product MNRHLCVWLFRHPSLDGYLQCHIQLHSHQFRQIHLDTRLQVFRQNRNCIFHLLSKNWSRRYCHQDTKMLWKHKALQKYMENLNKEYQTLEQCLQHIPVNEENQRSLNRRHAELAPLAAIYQEIQETEQAIEELESMCKSLNKQDEKQLQELALEERQTIDQKINMLYNELFQSLLPKEKYDKNDVILEVTAGRTTGGDICQQFTREIFDMYQNYSCYKHWQFELLNYTPADYGGLHHAAARISGDSVYKHLKYEGGIHRVQRIPEVGLSSRMQRIHTGTMSVIVLPQPDEVDVKLNPKDLRIDTFRAKGAGGQHVNTTDSAVRLVHIPTGLVVECQQERSQIKNKEIAFRVLRARLYQQIIEKDKCQQQRARKLQVGTRAQSERIRTYNFTQDRVSDHRIAYEVRDIKVLSALRGSYSQCVHQGAS is encoded by the exons ATGAATCGTCACCTGTGTGTTTGGCTTTTTAGACATCCATCTCTTGATGGTTACCTCCAGTGTCACATCCAGCTCCATTCTCATCAATTTAGACAGATACATCTTGATACAAGACTGCAAGTTTTTAGACAAAACAGGAATTGCATTTTTCATCTGTTAAGTAAGAATTGGTCCAGGAGATATTGCCATCAAGACACCAAGATGCTTTGGAAGCATAAAGCACTACAGAAATATATGGAGAACCTGAATAAGGAGTACCAAACACTTGAGCAATGTCTGCAGCATATCCCTGTGAATGAAGAGAACCAAAGGTCCTTGAACAGAAGGCATGCTGAGTTGGCACCTCTTGCAGCCATTTACCAAGAAATTCAGGAGACTGAACAAGCAATTGAAGAATTAGAATCAATGTGTAAAA GCCTAAATAAACAAGATGAAAAGCAGTTACAAGAACTTGCACTGGAAGAAAGGCAAACCATTGATCAAAAAATCAACATGTTGTACAATGAG CTTTTCCAGAGCCTTCTGCCAAAGGAGAAATATGACAAAAATGATGTTATTTTAGAGGTGACAGCTGGAAGAACTACTGGAG gtGACATCTGCCAACAATTTACCCGAGAAATATTTGACATGTACCAGAATTATTCGTGCTATAAACACTGGCAATTTGAACTTCTGAATTATACACCAGCAGATTATG GTGGACTACATCATGCAGCTGCCCGAATTTCCGGTGACAGTGTCTATAAGCATTTGAAGTATGAGGGTGGGATTCACCGAGTTCAGCGTATCCCCGAGGTGGGCCTGTCCTCAAGGATGCAGCGCATTCACACGGGAACAATGTCGGTTATTGTCCTTCCTCAACCAGATGAG GTGGATGTGAAATTGAACCCCAAGGATTTGCGAATAGATACATTTCGAGCCAAAGGAGCAGGAGGGCAGCATGTTAATACAACTGATAGTGCTGTCAGACTTGTCCACATCCCCACAG GGCTGGTAGTAGAATGCCAACAAGAAAGAtcacagataaaaaataaagaaatagcttTTCGTGTGTTGAGAGCTAGACTCTACCAGCAGATTATTGAGAAAGACAAGTGTCAGCAACAACGTGCTAGAAAACTGCAG GTGGGAACAAGAGCCCAGTCAGAGCGAATTCGGACATATAATTTCACCCAGGATAGAGTCAGTGACCACAGGATAGCATATGAAGTTCGTGATATTAAG
- the MTRF1 gene encoding peptide chain release factor 1, mitochondrial isoform X4: MNRHLCVWLFRHPSLDGYLQCHIQLHSHQFRQIHLDTRLQVFRQNRNCIFHLLSKNWSRRYCHQDTKMLWKHKALQKYMENLNKEYQTLEQCLQHIPVNEENQRSLNRRHAELAPLAAIYQEIQETEQAIEELESMCKSLNKQDEKQLQELALEERQTIDQKINMLYNELFQSLLPKEKYDKNDVILEVTAGRTTGGDICQQFTREIFDMYQNYSCYKHWQFELLNYTPADYGGLHHAAARISGDSVYKHLKYEGGIHRVQRIPEVGLSSRMQRIHTGTMSVIVLPQPDEVDVKLNPKDLRIDTFRAKGAGGQHVNTTDSAVRLVHIPTGLVVECQQERSQIKNKEIAFRVLRARLYQQIIEKDKCQQQRARKLQVGTRAQSERIRTYNFTQDRVSDHRIAYEVRDIKVS, from the exons ATGAATCGTCACCTGTGTGTTTGGCTTTTTAGACATCCATCTCTTGATGGTTACCTCCAGTGTCACATCCAGCTCCATTCTCATCAATTTAGACAGATACATCTTGATACAAGACTGCAAGTTTTTAGACAAAACAGGAATTGCATTTTTCATCTGTTAAGTAAGAATTGGTCCAGGAGATATTGCCATCAAGACACCAAGATGCTTTGGAAGCATAAAGCACTACAGAAATATATGGAGAACCTGAATAAGGAGTACCAAACACTTGAGCAATGTCTGCAGCATATCCCTGTGAATGAAGAGAACCAAAGGTCCTTGAACAGAAGGCATGCTGAGTTGGCACCTCTTGCAGCCATTTACCAAGAAATTCAGGAGACTGAACAAGCAATTGAAGAATTAGAATCAATGTGTAAAA GCCTAAATAAACAAGATGAAAAGCAGTTACAAGAACTTGCACTGGAAGAAAGGCAAACCATTGATCAAAAAATCAACATGTTGTACAATGAG CTTTTCCAGAGCCTTCTGCCAAAGGAGAAATATGACAAAAATGATGTTATTTTAGAGGTGACAGCTGGAAGAACTACTGGAG gtGACATCTGCCAACAATTTACCCGAGAAATATTTGACATGTACCAGAATTATTCGTGCTATAAACACTGGCAATTTGAACTTCTGAATTATACACCAGCAGATTATG GTGGACTACATCATGCAGCTGCCCGAATTTCCGGTGACAGTGTCTATAAGCATTTGAAGTATGAGGGTGGGATTCACCGAGTTCAGCGTATCCCCGAGGTGGGCCTGTCCTCAAGGATGCAGCGCATTCACACGGGAACAATGTCGGTTATTGTCCTTCCTCAACCAGATGAG GTGGATGTGAAATTGAACCCCAAGGATTTGCGAATAGATACATTTCGAGCCAAAGGAGCAGGAGGGCAGCATGTTAATACAACTGATAGTGCTGTCAGACTTGTCCACATCCCCACAG GGCTGGTAGTAGAATGCCAACAAGAAAGAtcacagataaaaaataaagaaatagcttTTCGTGTGTTGAGAGCTAGACTCTACCAGCAGATTATTGAGAAAGACAAGTGTCAGCAACAACGTGCTAGAAAACTGCAG GTGGGAACAAGAGCCCAGTCAGAGCGAATTCGGACATATAATTTCACCCAGGATAGAGTCAGTGACCACAGGATAGCATATGAAGTTCGTGATATTAAG